A genomic segment from Spinacia oleracea cultivar Varoflay chromosome 3, BTI_SOV_V1, whole genome shotgun sequence encodes:
- the LOC110799371 gene encoding transcription factor bHLH48 has protein sequence MESVSGAELRSMGLENYPFGEEFQKLIIAPESGNSFTALLELPPNQAMELLTDNSSGGGGGGAGGSSGGGEVVKRHRISAYNHSLSSLPALPSNRALIERAAKYSVFASEESSPELKVKAEPIDEDGSNPNSSSDPTAGSESEKPLKRKEREKKGKGSSKKNKTTSEDDEKLPYVHVRARRGQATDSHSLAERARREKINARMKLLQELVPGCNKISGTALVLDEIINHVQYLQRQVEYLSMRLAAVNPRIDFNLDSLISAGTESMMDCNFPNMAMAMPLMWPEIHANGDRQQFQQPWHHLESLSQPVWIKEENQPNLVASENSPMTYESPANSAIAASLHSSQLKTEL, from the exons ATGGAGTCAGTTTCCGGCGCTGAGCTTCGATCCATGGGTTTGGAGAATTACCCATTTGGGGAAGAATTTCAGAAATTGATTATTGCGCCGGAGAGTGGGAATTCCTTTACTGCCCTTCTTGAGTTACCTCCTAATCAAGCTATGGAGCTTTTGACTGATAATTCTTCTGGTGGCGGAGGTGGCGGTGCAGGCGGAAgtagtggtggtggtgaggtGGTGAAACGACATCGTATTAGTGCGTACaatcattctctctcctctctccccGCGTTACCTTCTAATCGCGCATTAATTGAGCGTGCTGCGAAGTACTCTGTGTTCGCTAGTGAGGAGTCCTCGCCGGAGTTGAAGGTGAAAGCCGAGCCGATTGATGAAGATGGGTCAAACCCTAATTCGTCGTCTGATCCGACGGCTGGGAGTGAGAGTGAGAAGCCATTGAAgcggaaggagagagaaaagaag GGCAAGGGATCGAGTAAGAAGAACAAAACGACGTCGGAAGATGACGAGAAGCTTCCGTATGTTCATGTTCGTGCACGGCGAGGTCAAGCTACTGATAGCCATAGTTTAGCTGAACGA gcgaggagagagaaaattaatgcTCGGATGAAGCTGTTGCAGGAACTGGTCCCTGGTTGCAACAAG ATTTCGGGTACTGCATTGGTGTTGGATGAGATAATCAATCACGTACAGTACTTGCAACGTCAAGTGGAG TATCTGTCAATGAGGCTTGCAGCAGTCAATCCGAGAATAGATTTCAATCTCGACAGCCTAATTTCAGCAGGA ACTGAATCTATGATGGATTGCAATTTTCCGAACATGGCTATGGCTATGCCACTAATGTGGCCTGAAATCCATGCCAATGGAGATAGACAACAATTTCAACAGCCATGGCACCACCTTGAGTCTTTAAGTCAGCCAGTTTGGATAAAGGAAGAGAACCAACCTAATTTAGTTGCATCCGAGAACTCACCCATGACCTATGAATCACCTGCAAATTCAG CAATAGCAGCATCATTGCACTCAAGCCAGCTGAAAACAGAACTTTGA